In Musa acuminata AAA Group cultivar baxijiao unplaced genomic scaffold, Cavendish_Baxijiao_AAA HiC_scaffold_180, whole genome shotgun sequence, a genomic segment contains:
- the LOC103973234 gene encoding uncharacterized protein LOC103973234, whose product MQKEGSKFRPLTVVLSIEKIMKEAIRMVPSSIYDPEFPDTSHSSSGRGCHSVLRRIKEEFGTSRGFLEFDIRKCFHTIDRHRIISILKEEIDDPKFFYSTQKLKLAGRLVGGEKGPYSVPHSVQLSALLGNIYLHKLDQEIGRIRHKHEIPLVQRIRSVLLRTGKSMVDDKEQSGESASFKAPQDNRAIIVGRVKSTQRKATFHSLVSSWHTPNTSTPRRRRDNKTPFVFPLGRAAFLNKPSSLLCAAFLLEAAGFPPKSGMEGINYAMRRNHLIKSCKIRGLQIELGGESVLVIRSDRGLARKLAPLKTHDSLIRICYARYADDLLLGIVGAIELIIEIQNRITHFLQSGLNLLVGSAGSTTIAARSKVEFPGTVIREVPPSTTPNPLLRELEKRLRVKHRIHLTAFNLRSAIHSKFRDLGNSLPIKELTKGMSYRGRLQDAVKLAPTHGTAGVISPQACIFWGTYIWQGSREISLLHSSGRSNVPSDVQQSVPINCSVTDARKCSLYTPSSRKAAGEIEGHWARSFSSEFPIQIRAPMKKILRRLRDRGIISQRRPRPIHIASFTNVSDGDIVNWYAGFAISLLSYYRCCDNLYQVRTIVDYQIRWSAIFTPAHKHKSSARNIIQKYSKDSNIVNPEGGKTLAQFPNSIELGKSI is encoded by the coding sequence ATGCAGAAAGAAGGGTCGAAGTTTAGACCGCTTACAGTAGTTCTATCCATagaaaagatcatgaaggaggcgaTCAGAATGGTACCCTCATCCATTTACGATCCCGAGTTTCCAGACACATCACACAGTAGCTCGGGTCGAGGCTGCCACTCGGTGCTAAGACGGATCAAAGAAGAGTTTGGAACTTCTCGCGGGTTTTTGGAATTCGACATCAGGAAGTGTTTTCACACCATCGACCGACATAGAATCATCTCAATCTTAAAGGAGGAGATCGACGATCCCAAGTTCTTTTACTCCACTCAGAAACTCAAGTTAGCCGGACGACTCGTAGGAGGTGAGAAGGGCCCTTACTCTGTCCCACACAGTGTACAACTATCGGCCCTACTAGGCAACATCTACCTACACAAACTCGATCAGGAGATAGGTAGGATCCGACATAAGCACGAAATTCCTCTAGTTCAGAGAATAAGATCCGTTCTCTTAAGGACAGGTAAAAGTATGGTTGATGACAAAGAGCAGTCTGGAGAATCAGCAAGCTTCAAGGCTCCCCAAGACAATAGAGCCATCATTGTAGGTAGGGTAAAGAGCACCCAGCGCAAAGCAACCTTTCATTCCCTTGTTTCGTCGTGGCACACCCCAAACACAAGCACCCCGCGGCGAAGGAGAGACAATAAAACACCTTTCGTTTTCCCCCTTGGGCGTGCCGCCTTTCTTAACAAGCCCTCGAGCCTCCTTTGCGCCGCCTTCCTCCTAGAAGCCGCTGGGTTTCCCCCGAAGTCTGGTATGGAAGGCATCAATTATGCTATGAGAAGAAACCACCTTATTAAGTCTTGCAAAATCAGGGGCTTGCAGATAGAGCTGGGCGGGGAGTCAGTACTAGTTATCAGGTCAGATAGAGGCCTGGCCCGTAAGCTGGCCCCCTTGAAAACCCATGACTCATTAATAAGGATTTGTTACGCGCGATATGCCGACGACTTACTACTTGGAATCGTGGGTGCCATAGAGCTTATCATAGAAATTCAAAACCGTATTACCCACTTCCTACAATCCGGCCTTAACCTTTTGGTAGGCTCTGCAGGATCAACAACCATAGCAGCACGGAGTAAGGTAGAATTCCCTGGTACGGTTATTCGGGAAGTCCCTCCGAGTACTACTCCAAACCCATTATTGCGAGAGCTGGAGAAGCGTCTACGGGTGAAGCACCGTATCCATCTAACTGCTTTCAACCTACGCAGCGCGATCCATTCCAAGTTTAGGGATCTAGGTAATAGTCTCCCGATCAAAGAGCTTACGAAGGGGATGAGCTACAGAGGTCGTTTACAGGACGCGGTGAAACTAGCTCCGACTCATGGAACAGCTGGAGTAATAAGTCCCCAAGCTTGCATATTCTGGGGGACCTACATCTGGCAAGGATCAAGGGAGATCTCATTGTTGCATAGCTCAGGTCGCAGCAACGTGCCATCAGACGTTCAACAGTCCGTCCCCATTAACTGCTCGGTCACTGATGCCCGGAAGTGTTCATTGTATACTCCTTCGAGTCGGAAGGCAGCGGGGGAAATAGAGGGACACTGGGCGAGATCTTTCAGCAGCGAATTCCCCATACAGATAAGGGCGCCTATGAAAAAGATACTCCGAAGGCTTCGGGATCGAGGTATAATTAGCCAAAGAAGACCAAGGCCTATCCACATAGCCTCTTTTACGAACGTCAGCGACGGAGACATAGTCAATTGGTACGCTGGCTTCGCTATAAGTCTTCTTTCCTACTATAGATGCTGCGACAACCTTTACCAAGTGCGAACGATTGTCGACTACCAGATCCGCTGGTCTGCTATATTCACCCCAGCCCACAAACACAAATCTTCGGCACGGAATATAATCCAAAAGTACTCCAAAGACTCAAATATAGTGAATCCAGAAGGTGGTAAGACCCTAGCACAGTTCCCAAACAGCATAGAGCTTGGGAAGTCTATATAG